In Paenibacillus dendritiformis, the DNA window TGCTGCAGCGGCTGTTCTCGCTGGAGAAATACGGCGATGAGCTGGCTGCCCGGCTGGCCCGCCGCGTGAAGGAAACCGATGTCCGCTTGAAGACGTGCCAGGCCGAGCAGCAAGGGCTGGGCGACGCGTCCGAAGAGGCGGTCCGCGAGGCGGAAGCGGCGTTGGCCGCCGCGGTGCGCCACGCCGAGGAGGCGAGAGCCGCCCGCCTGGAAGCGGAACGGGTACACCGGGAGCTGAGCGAGCTGCGGGAACGCCTGCAGGAGCGGGAGCGGCTGCTCGCGAGAAGGGGCGAGTTGGAGCAGGAGGGGCCGAAGCGCGCGGCCGAGCGGATAGAGCTGCATCGGGCGCGGGAAGCGGAGGCGCTGCTTCCGTATGTCAGCGAGCTGGAAGAGCTCGAAGCGCGGCTGGAGAAGGCGGCCGCCGGGCATGAGGCGGCCCGGGCCGCCGCAGCCGCCGCCGCGGAGCGGGCGGCGCAGGCGATTCGGGCGACCGACGATGCGCTCCGGCGCAAGGAGGCGGAGGAGCCGGAGCTGATGAGCCGCCATGCCCGCCTTCAGGAAGCGGTCCGTCTGTATCAGGACAGCGTGCGGCTGCGGGAAGAGGCGGAGCAGTGGACCGCGAAGCGGACCGAGGCCGCAGGCCGAGCAGAGCGGGCGGAAGCGGAAGCGGCCCGGGCCCGCGAGATGCTGCGGAAGGCGGCGGACCGGCAGGCGGAGCTGCGCGAAGCGATGCAGGCCCGCGAGAAGCCGGCCGAGGAGCGCGACCGGTTCCAGCAGGCAGTGAGCGAGCGGCAGCTGCTGGCGCTTCAGCACGACCGGTGCCGGGAGCTGGAGGAGAGCTGCGGCAAGCAAGCCGCCCGGACGGAGCAGGCCGGGCAGATCTGGATCGGGCTGCTGCAGACGTTAACGGGCCATGTGCTGGCCGGACAAGCCGCGGCGCATGAGGGCCGGCGTCTCGAGTCGGCGTGGCAGCGGCTCTATGCGCAGGCAAGCGATGCGCTGGAGGAAGCGGAACGCGAGCTGGCGGCCGCGAGGGAACGCCAGTGGCAGCAGGCCGCCGAGGAGATGGCGGCCAAGCTGGCCTCCCGGCTGGAGGACGGCCAGCCGTGCCCGGTCTGCGGCTCCACGTGCCATGCTCACCCCGCGCGGATGCCCGCCTCTTCCGAAGCGGTCCGCGAAGGCTGGCCGGAATGGGAGGAAGCGAGAGACAAGCGCCGGGAGGCCGTGAGGCTGGCCGAGCAGGGCAAGGAGCGCTGCGCCGGCGCGGTGCGCCAATGGAGCGAGCGGATAGCGGAGATGAACCACCGGCTGCGGCCGATGATGCGCCTCTGGGAAGAGGGCGCTGCCTCCCTGCCTTCCGCGGCGGCGCAGATGGCGGCCGCCTTGGAGGAAGGCGGCCCGGTAACGGGCGGGCCGGGCGGCCTGGGCGGCCCGGGCGGGCAAGAACCGGAGGTCTCCTGGGAGGCGGGGATACCGAGCCTGCAGGAGCGGACCGCGGCCTGGGAGCGCGGCATGGAACAGAGCATGCAGCGGATGGCCGACACCCAATGGGAGCTGCAGCAGGCATGGTCGGCATATGAGTCGGCCGAGGCGGCCCGGCGGGAAGGCGAGGCCGAATGGAAGCGGGCCGGAGCCGAATATGCCCGTTCAGCGGAGCGATGGGCAGCCCGGTATGAGCCGGCCGGTTGGAGCTTGGGCGAGATGGACGCGATCGCCGAGCGGTGGCGCGAGGATGAAGCCTTCGTGAACGATTGCCGGGCCCGGCTGGACAAAGGGGCCGCCTATGTCGAGGAGATGCAGCAGCGGCTGCGTCAGCTCGAAGCGGAAATCCAGGAGGCGGAGATGCAGCGGGTTCAGGCGGAATCCGAGCTCAATGGCGTCAACCGGCTGCTGTCCGAATACCGGCAGCGGCTGGAGCCGTGGGCGGACGGTCCGCCGATCGAACGGCAGGCCGCCGACACCGAAGCGCGGCTGAATGCGCTGCGGGAACAAGCCGCCCGCACCGCCAGAGAAGCGGAAGCGGCGCGCCAGGCCCAGGGGGAGGCGGAACGGAGCGCGGCGCTGGCGGAGCAGCAGCGCGCGGACCTGGGCGAGCGCGCGGACGGCGCGCGAGAGCGTCTCGCCGTGAAGCTGGCCGCTTCCCCGTTCGAGGCTTCCGATGAAGTAATGGCCGCGCGCCGCGCCCCGGAGCGCTGCCTGGAGCTGGAAGAGGGGCTGGCGGCATATGACGAGGAGCTGCGCGACCTTCAAGCGCGTCTGGCCCGCCTGGCGGAGCAGCTTGGCGGCCGCACCGTGCCGGCCGCCGAGTGGCAGGAAGCGAAGGAGCGGTGGGAGCTGGCGGTCGAACGGGACGAAGCGGCGCTTGGAAGCCGTGCCCGGGCCGAACGCGACGCCGAGCATATCCGGAGCAAGCATGAGCGCTGGATGGAGCTTGAGGGCGAACGGCTGCGCATGGAGGAGCAACTGGGGAGACTTCAGCAGCTTCAGAGCATATTCCGCGGCAACGCCTTCGTCGAGTTCATCGCGGAGGAGCAGCTGATGCAGGTCAGCCGGGCCGCATCGGAACGGCTGAAAAACTTGACCAAGCAGCGGTATGCGCTCGAAGTCGATTCGGGCGGCGGCTTCGTGATTCGGGACGACGGCAACGGAGGCATCCGGCGGCCGGTATCCACGCTGTCCGGAGGCGAGACCTTTCTGACCTCCCTCGCGCTCGCGCTGGCATTGTCGGCCCAGATACAATTGCGGGGAATGTATCCGCTCGAATTTTTCTTCTTGGACGAAGGGTTCGGCACGCTCGATCCCGAGCTGCTCGACACCGTCGTCACCGCGCTGGAAAAGCTTCACCACGATCGGCTGGCGGTCGGGGTGATCAGTCATGTGCCGGAGCTGCGGGCCCGCTTGGCGCGCAAGCTGAGCGTGCTGCCGGCGGAGCTGACGGGTGCCGGCTCCCGCATCCGAATGGACGAAGCGGACTGATACGGCGCGAACGCATGGAGTGTGAACTTCGTCACAGTAACAGTTGGAGGCCGCTGTTATAATACAGATAGCCGACATCTTATCCAATGGCACCTCGATGACCGTACTGCTTCTGCAAGCGGTGCAGGCTCTTTGCAGCCGCATTTCGCTTGCAGGTGCACTACGTTCATAGCGTCCGTGACGCTGCCCGCTTGCGAGCGGGGGACGAGGTGCTCTTTTTTTTGTCTTCCAAAGGACAGGTTTTCCGTTCTTGCGGCTTTCTCGGCGGAAGGCCGTTTTTTTAATCAACCCCGCGGGAGCCGTTCCCTTCTCCGCACCTCTGGGCGATTGGGCGAATACAGTAGCGTATATCAACTTTTCAAGAAGAAAGTGGGAGAGCGTGATGGAGAAGAAGGTAACGGGCGTGAAGCCGAGTGTCAAGCCGGCTCCCGTCGGGAAGCACCCGATGTATGAACTGTGCCTGAAGCATATCCACCGGTATGTGAAAGTTCACACCTATGACGGCTGCTGTTATCACGGCATTGTGGAAAAAGTGGACGCCGAGTACCTGTACCTTGCGGTTCCGGCAGGGCAATGGATGCATTACGGGGGAGCGGGGGCTTCGATGGATCGCGCCTTTGTGCCGTACGGCTTCTATGGCGGAGGCTATCCCGGCTATTATTTTGGCGGTTATTACCCGGGGGCTTTCCCGTATGGTTACTACCGGCCGTTCAATCGGTTGATTCTGCCGCTGGCCGCGCTGACGGCCTTGGCGCTGCTGCCGTATTATTGACTCGGGAGAAGGCCTGTCTGCTTCGGTCGCGACGGATGCAGGCAGGCCTCTGGTTACGTTCCGGATTCGTGGAGGGCTGCGATCCAATCGACGATTGTGCCCACCGTTTCCTGAATCTGCTCATCGTCCGATATGGTCGCCCCCTTGTCCTTCTTTTGCAGGCCGTAATCGCCGAATTGCGCGTGATTGCCCCCCTCGATGACATGCTCCTCGAAGGAATCCGGCATATAGGATTTACTGTTCGTATACCGTTCCAGATCGAGCACTCCGTCCTGGGAGCCGTAGATGGACAGAACCGGGATGTTCAAGCCGCCGAGGTCGCTGTTGGGGTATGAGGCCAGGAAGACGATGCCCTGAACGTCGATCGTGCTGTTCTTTGCATACTCGGCGGCCATCGTGCCGCCGATCGAATGGCCGCCGATAATGTTGATCCCGTGGGCATTCAACAGCGGAAGCGCCCGTTTGGCGCCATCGCGGTCGAGCACCGCCAGGTTGAGCGGCATCGCGACAATATACGTATTGACCCCTTTTTCCGCCAAGGAGCGCGCCAGCACGGCGTAGCTTTCCGGCTGGACCAAGCCTCCGGGATAGAAAATGAAGTTGGCCGCCGGCTCGGCGGTCGTCTCGAACCGCAATACGCCGTCTTCCATCACAACGGTGATCTCTTCGCTGGGAGCCATGGCCTGCTCCGCCTTGGTGCCCGCGGGATAGGGGCGCAAATAGATGGCGAGAGCGGCGGCGAGCACGAGCAGGACGGCAGCGGCCCCGATAAGGATGCGCATCCCTCTGCGGCGCCCCGGCTGCTGATGAGGTGAAGACATCGGGATATCCTCCTTTCAGTTGGACGAGCCCTTCGTTTTTGATATGATAACAATATCCGGAATAACCGACTGATCCGCTATCAGATGGTGAGAAAAATAAAAAGGAGGCCGTTCAAAAATGGACTGCATTTTTTGTAAAATTATCGAAGGTACGATTCCTTCCAAAAAGGTACTGGAAAATGATCATGTCGTCGCCTTTCACGACATTACGCCCCAAGCTCCTGTACATATTCTTATTATCCCCAAAAAGCATATCGCAACGATGAACGATGTACAAGCGGAGGATGCTGTCCTGATGGGAGAAATCCACCTGGCTGCCCAGCAGATCGCCCGCGATATGGGCATTGCCGATTCGGGCTACCGCTTGATCAACAACTGCGGGAAGGACAGCGGGCAGGTTGTGTTCCATCTCCACTATCACCTGCTGGGAGGAGCGCCGCTGGGTGCTCTGATCGGGCCGAAAGCGTAGCTTGCAGGAAGGGGATGACAGCGACCGATCCCTGTAACTGCATTCCGATGCATAAATCTATACAGATTGCGCCGTCAAGGTTGACACTCACTTTTACAATCACATATAATGTAGGTTGATAACCGTGTTGTTGTTCTTGGACGGTCTGGTCGGAGGGAGGGAAAACTGGTGTCTGAAACGAAAGTTCGCAAAAACGAGACAATCGATGCTGC includes these proteins:
- a CDS encoding AAA family ATPase yields the protein MKPIELRLAGLQSYREEQRIDFGKLCETGLFGIFGPTGSGKSSILDAMTLALYGKVERASGGTQGILNQMENMLSVSFTFALHGAAGPRTFRVERRFKRTGDVTVGSTLTRFIELRPEGDIVLADKLAEVNRCVEEQIGLKMDDFTRAVVLPQGKFAEFLSLKGSERRQMLQRLFSLEKYGDELAARLARRVKETDVRLKTCQAEQQGLGDASEEAVREAEAALAAAVRHAEEARAARLEAERVHRELSELRERLQERERLLARRGELEQEGPKRAAERIELHRAREAEALLPYVSELEELEARLEKAAAGHEAARAAAAAAAERAAQAIRATDDALRRKEAEEPELMSRHARLQEAVRLYQDSVRLREEAEQWTAKRTEAAGRAERAEAEAARAREMLRKAADRQAELREAMQAREKPAEERDRFQQAVSERQLLALQHDRCRELEESCGKQAARTEQAGQIWIGLLQTLTGHVLAGQAAAHEGRRLESAWQRLYAQASDALEEAERELAAARERQWQQAAEEMAAKLASRLEDGQPCPVCGSTCHAHPARMPASSEAVREGWPEWEEARDKRREAVRLAEQGKERCAGAVRQWSERIAEMNHRLRPMMRLWEEGAASLPSAAAQMAAALEEGGPVTGGPGGLGGPGGQEPEVSWEAGIPSLQERTAAWERGMEQSMQRMADTQWELQQAWSAYESAEAARREGEAEWKRAGAEYARSAERWAARYEPAGWSLGEMDAIAERWREDEAFVNDCRARLDKGAAYVEEMQQRLRQLEAEIQEAEMQRVQAESELNGVNRLLSEYRQRLEPWADGPPIERQAADTEARLNALREQAARTAREAEAARQAQGEAERSAALAEQQRADLGERADGARERLAVKLAASPFEASDEVMAARRAPERCLELEEGLAAYDEELRDLQARLARLAEQLGGRTVPAAEWQEAKERWELAVERDEAALGSRARAERDAEHIRSKHERWMELEGERLRMEEQLGRLQQLQSIFRGNAFVEFIAEEQLMQVSRAASERLKNLTKQRYALEVDSGGGFVIRDDGNGGIRRPVSTLSGGETFLTSLALALALSAQIQLRGMYPLEFFFLDEGFGTLDPELLDTVVTALEKLHHDRLAVGVISHVPELRARLARKLSVLPAELTGAGSRIRMDEAD
- a CDS encoding alpha/beta hydrolase codes for the protein MSSPHQQPGRRRGMRILIGAAAVLLVLAAALAIYLRPYPAGTKAEQAMAPSEEITVVMEDGVLRFETTAEPAANFIFYPGGLVQPESYAVLARSLAEKGVNTYIVAMPLNLAVLDRDGAKRALPLLNAHGINIIGGHSIGGTMAAEYAKNSTIDVQGIVFLASYPNSDLGGLNIPVLSIYGSQDGVLDLERYTNSKSYMPDSFEEHVIEGGNHAQFGDYGLQKKDKGATISDDEQIQETVGTIVDWIAALHESGT
- a CDS encoding histidine triad nucleotide-binding protein, with translation MDCIFCKIIEGTIPSKKVLENDHVVAFHDITPQAPVHILIIPKKHIATMNDVQAEDAVLMGEIHLAAQQIARDMGIADSGYRLINNCGKDSGQVVFHLHYHLLGGAPLGALIGPKA